Proteins encoded by one window of Deinococcus radiodurans R1 = ATCC 13939 = DSM 20539:
- the ppsA gene encoding pyruvate, water dikinase, whose protein sequence is MDMIRPFGTLRMTDVEIVGGKNASIGEMIQGLAQADVRVPGGFATTADAFRLFLRENQIEEKINAKLQALDVNDVNALVAAGKEIRGWVEEARLPAALEDAIRQAYGEMGDDPDVAVRSSATAEDLPEASFAGQQETFLNVRGIEEVLNHVKLVFASLYNDRAISYRVHHNFEHSEVALSAGVQRMVRTDLGVSGVAFTLDTESGFRDAVFVTSSYGLGEMVVQGAVNPDEFFVYKPALEQGKKAVLRRTRGSKQKKMIYAEAGGVKTVDVDEAEQRAFSLSDDDLTELARQCVTIEKHYGRPMDIEWGKDGRDVQIYILQARPETVQSRAGRTLERFELTGKGDVLVEGRAVGSRIGAGVVRVVKSLDQMDSVQDGDILVADMTDPDWEPVMKRASAIVTNRGGRTCHAAIIARELGIPAVVGTGNATRELHNGDEVTVSCAEGDTGYVYAGRLDFHVNRVELDAMPEVGMKIMMNVASPDRAFSFAALPNEGVGLARVEFIISNVIGIHPRALLDYPDVPADVKAQIEEKTAGYASPRDFFREKLAEGVASIAAAFAPKPVIVRLSDFKSNEYHHLIGGPAYEPTEENPMIGFRGASRYRSADFAEAFALECQAMKQVRDDMGLTNVQLMIPFVRTVAEGQRILEILAANGLTQRENDLKVIMMCEVPSNALLADQFLDLFDGFSIGSNDLTQLTLALDRDSGLVADMFDEQNEAVLALMGMAIKAAKAKGKYVGICGQGPSDHPALAQWLMDQGIDSVSLNPDSVLSTWLHLAGEQA, encoded by the coding sequence ATGGACATGATTCGCCCCTTCGGGACACTAAGGATGACCGACGTCGAAATCGTCGGCGGCAAGAACGCGAGCATCGGCGAGATGATTCAGGGTCTCGCTCAGGCGGATGTGCGCGTACCGGGCGGCTTTGCCACCACCGCCGACGCCTTCCGGCTGTTCCTGCGCGAAAACCAGATTGAGGAAAAAATCAACGCGAAGTTGCAAGCGCTCGACGTGAACGATGTGAACGCCCTCGTCGCGGCGGGCAAGGAAATTCGCGGCTGGGTGGAGGAAGCCAGGCTGCCCGCCGCGCTCGAAGACGCCATTCGCCAGGCTTACGGCGAGATGGGTGACGACCCTGACGTGGCCGTGCGCTCCTCCGCCACCGCCGAGGACTTGCCCGAAGCGAGCTTTGCCGGGCAGCAGGAAACCTTCCTCAACGTGCGCGGCATCGAGGAAGTCCTGAACCACGTCAAGCTGGTCTTCGCCTCGCTGTACAACGACCGCGCCATCTCCTACCGCGTTCACCACAACTTCGAGCACTCGGAAGTCGCGCTCTCGGCGGGCGTGCAGCGCATGGTCCGCACCGACCTCGGCGTGTCGGGCGTGGCGTTTACCCTCGACACCGAATCCGGCTTCCGGGACGCGGTGTTCGTCACCTCCTCCTACGGCCTGGGAGAAATGGTGGTGCAGGGCGCGGTGAACCCCGACGAGTTCTTCGTCTACAAGCCCGCGCTGGAGCAGGGCAAAAAAGCCGTGCTGCGCCGCACCCGCGGCAGCAAGCAGAAGAAGATGATCTACGCCGAGGCTGGAGGCGTGAAAACAGTAGATGTAGACGAAGCCGAACAGCGCGCCTTCTCCCTCTCCGACGACGACCTCACCGAACTCGCCCGTCAGTGCGTGACCATCGAGAAACACTATGGCCGCCCGATGGACATCGAATGGGGCAAGGACGGGCGCGACGTGCAGATTTACATCCTGCAAGCCCGCCCCGAAACGGTGCAGAGCCGCGCCGGGCGCACGCTGGAGCGTTTCGAGCTGACCGGCAAGGGCGACGTGCTGGTGGAAGGCCGTGCGGTGGGCAGCCGCATCGGCGCGGGCGTGGTGCGCGTCGTGAAGTCGCTCGACCAGATGGACAGCGTGCAGGACGGCGACATTCTGGTGGCCGACATGACCGACCCCGACTGGGAACCGGTGATGAAACGTGCCTCGGCCATCGTGACCAACCGGGGCGGGCGCACCTGCCACGCGGCGATTATTGCCCGCGAGCTGGGGATTCCCGCCGTCGTGGGCACCGGCAACGCCACCCGCGAACTGCACAACGGTGATGAGGTGACCGTCTCCTGCGCCGAGGGCGACACCGGCTACGTGTACGCGGGCCGGCTGGATTTCCACGTCAACCGGGTGGAACTCGACGCCATGCCCGAAGTCGGCATGAAGATCATGATGAACGTGGCCTCGCCCGACCGCGCCTTCAGTTTTGCCGCGCTGCCGAACGAGGGCGTGGGCCTCGCACGGGTGGAGTTCATCATTTCCAACGTGATCGGGATTCACCCCCGCGCCCTGCTCGACTACCCCGACGTGCCCGCCGACGTGAAGGCGCAGATCGAGGAAAAGACCGCCGGGTACGCCTCGCCGCGCGACTTTTTCCGTGAGAAGCTGGCCGAGGGCGTGGCGAGCATTGCTGCCGCGTTCGCGCCCAAGCCGGTCATCGTGCGCCTCAGTGACTTCAAGAGCAACGAGTACCACCACCTGATCGGCGGCCCCGCCTACGAGCCCACCGAGGAAAACCCCATGATCGGTTTCCGGGGCGCGTCCCGTTACCGCTCCGCCGACTTTGCGGAGGCTTTCGCGCTGGAGTGCCAGGCCATGAAACAGGTCCGCGACGACATGGGCCTGACCAACGTCCAGCTAATGATTCCCTTCGTGCGTACGGTGGCGGAAGGGCAGCGCATTCTGGAAATCCTGGCGGCCAACGGCCTGACCCAGCGCGAAAACGACCTCAAGGTCATCATGATGTGCGAGGTGCCGAGCAACGCGCTGCTGGCCGACCAGTTCCTCGACCTCTTCGACGGCTTTTCCATAGGCTCCAACGACCTGACACAGCTCACGCTGGCGCTCGACCGCGACTCGGGGCTGGTGGCCGACATGTTCGACGAGCAAAACGAGGCGGTGCTGGCGCTGATGGGCATGGCGATCAAGGCCGCCAAGGCGAAGGGCAAATACGTGGGCATCTGCGGCCAGGGCCCCAGCGACCACCCCGCGCTGGCCCAGTGGCTGATGGACCAGGGCATCGACTCGGTGAGCCTGAACCCGGACTCGGTGCTGAGCACCTGGCTGCATCTGGCGGGAGAGCAAGCCTGA
- a CDS encoding pyruvate, water dikinase regulatory protein — protein MPRPVFIVSDHTGLTAENIARALLTHFPGQPLRYLRRPFTSDAQAAQAVVSEVEALAASGERPLIFTTTTQPDVLEALQTAPAQVFDLLTENLRLLEGEFAEPPQLGAGGHHDMQDSEAYLSRMEALDFALATDDGIGDKQYGLSDVILVGVSRAGKTPTSLFLALQHGIRASNYPLAEDDFEREGLPAPLEQYRSKLFGLTIDPRRLHAIRTQRKPGSKYASIEQCEYEVRRASALFARLGLPVKDTTSASVEEIAAGVLALLRQSGRLEG, from the coding sequence ATGCCCCGTCCCGTGTTCATCGTGTCCGACCACACCGGCCTGACCGCCGAGAACATCGCCCGTGCGCTGCTCACGCACTTTCCGGGTCAGCCGCTGCGGTACCTGCGCCGGCCTTTCACGTCCGACGCGCAGGCCGCGCAGGCGGTGGTAAGTGAGGTGGAGGCGCTGGCGGCGAGCGGCGAGCGGCCCCTGATTTTCACGACCACCACGCAGCCGGACGTGCTGGAAGCGTTGCAGACGGCCCCCGCGCAGGTGTTCGACCTGCTTACCGAGAATCTACGGCTGCTGGAAGGGGAATTCGCCGAGCCGCCGCAACTCGGCGCGGGCGGGCACCACGACATGCAGGACTCGGAGGCGTACCTCTCGCGCATGGAGGCGCTCGACTTCGCCCTCGCCACCGACGACGGCATCGGCGACAAGCAGTACGGCCTGAGCGACGTGATTCTGGTGGGCGTCTCGCGCGCCGGCAAGACGCCCACCAGCCTCTTTCTGGCGCTGCAACACGGCATCCGCGCCAGCAATTACCCGCTGGCCGAGGACGATTTCGAGCGCGAGGGCCTGCCCGCGCCGCTGGAACAGTACCGCAGCAAACTGTTCGGGCTGACGATTGACCCCCGGCGCCTGCACGCCATTCGCACCCAGCGCAAGCCGGGCAGCAAGTACGCCAGCATCGAGCAGTGCGAGTACGAGGTCCGGCGGGCGAGTGCGCTGTTTGCTCGGCTGGGCCTGCCGGTCAAAGACACCACCAGCGCCAGCGTGGAAGAGATCGCGGCGGGGGTGCTCGCGCTGCTGCGCCAGTCGGGGCGGCTGGAGGGGTGA
- the glcF gene encoding glycolate oxidase subunit GlcF: MNHDIPALALGPQGEVMAHAIDACVHCGFCLPACPTYALLGDEMDSPRGRIVLMKEVLEGSLELEDAAPHLDRCLGCQGCVTACPSGVPYGELITSFRGWSEPQRERTPLDRAKRYAILKALPAPKLFSVAARVGQFAKPLAPALPAALKAPLDLLPEHVPAMQPQPRVTPARGQRRGRVAFLAGCAQQALTPNFNAATLRVLSRNGIEVVIPEGQGCCGAAALHTGARDEALRLVRANLAAFNPDEYDAILSNAAGCGAGLKEYPVVLHGLPDEAQAQAFAAKVQDISEYLAGLLRDGELAPLMPTREPVKVAYHDACHLAHAQGVRSAPRELLRAIPGVTLTEIPEGDLCCGSAGTYNLEQPELANQLGQRKAKNILGTQPDLIASGNIGCHTQIQSHVRRQGSPVPVMHTVEVLDLAYRGEL; this comes from the coding sequence ATGAACCATGACATCCCCGCCCTCGCCCTCGGCCCCCAGGGGGAGGTGATGGCCCACGCCATAGACGCCTGCGTGCACTGCGGCTTTTGCCTGCCCGCCTGCCCGACTTACGCGCTGCTCGGCGACGAGATGGACAGCCCGCGCGGAAGAATTGTGCTGATGAAGGAAGTGCTGGAAGGTTCGCTCGAACTGGAAGACGCCGCCCCACACCTCGACCGCTGCCTGGGCTGCCAGGGCTGCGTGACCGCCTGCCCGAGCGGGGTGCCCTACGGCGAACTGATTACCAGTTTTCGCGGCTGGAGCGAGCCGCAGCGGGAACGCACGCCCCTGGACCGTGCCAAGCGCTACGCGATTCTGAAGGCGCTGCCCGCTCCCAAACTGTTCAGCGTGGCCGCCCGAGTCGGACAGTTTGCAAAGCCGCTCGCCCCCGCGCTGCCCGCCGCCCTGAAAGCACCGCTGGACTTGTTGCCTGAGCATGTTCCGGCGATGCAGCCGCAACCGCGCGTGACGCCCGCGAGGGGACAGCGCCGGGGCCGGGTGGCGTTCCTCGCCGGGTGCGCTCAGCAGGCATTGACGCCGAATTTCAACGCAGCGACCTTGCGCGTCCTGAGTCGCAACGGCATCGAAGTCGTGATTCCCGAGGGCCAGGGCTGCTGCGGGGCCGCCGCGCTGCACACCGGGGCACGTGATGAGGCGCTGCGGCTGGTGCGCGCCAACCTCGCAGCCTTTAATCCCGACGAGTACGACGCCATTCTGTCCAATGCGGCGGGCTGCGGCGCGGGCCTCAAGGAGTACCCGGTGGTGCTGCACGGCCTGCCCGACGAAGCGCAGGCGCAGGCGTTCGCGGCGAAGGTGCAGGACATCAGCGAGTATCTGGCCGGGCTGCTGCGAGACGGCGAACTCGCGCCGCTGATGCCCACGCGGGAGCCGGTCAAAGTCGCCTACCACGACGCCTGCCATCTCGCCCACGCACAGGGTGTCCGCTCGGCGCCGCGTGAGCTGCTGCGGGCCATTCCGGGCGTGACGCTGACCGAGATTCCCGAGGGCGACCTGTGCTGCGGCTCGGCGGGGACGTACAACCTGGAGCAGCCCGAACTGGCAAACCAGTTAGGTCAGCGTAAGGCGAAGAACATCCTGGGCACGCAACCCGACCTGATCGCCAGCGGCAACATCGGTTGCCACACGCAGATTCAGAGCCATGTAAGACGACAGGGCAGCCCGGTGCCGGTGATGCACACGGTGGAAGTGCTGGATTTGGCTTATCGGGGGGAGCTGTGA
- a CDS encoding FAD-binding oxidoreductase, which translates to MTPEKLALTTNSRARKPRSDGTPDNPLAAELTRTLGHKKVLHHLSERLNYRYDAIQFGVTPLAVVLPESTADVVAAVKAAKAAGVPIVGRGAASGLSGGVTPLQESLVISFTRMTGLHIFPERREAVAQPGVVTLKVTEAAKPHGLMYPPDPASFRTSTIGGNLGENAGGPMCFKYGVTGDYVRALEFVDVDGDVHRLTRDCYDLAGLLIGSEGTLGLITEATLRLIPPPKFTRTLMSHFAEVGQAAEAVSSAIAAGAVPSKLEFMDRACVGAVEDYLHLGLPRDADAVLLVDTDGDDAEIVAAELELVAQACAAAGGTVRRAANDAEADALWRARRSISPSLGRIRPQRMNEDIVVPRSALPDVVREIRALGDASPFHLVQFGHIGDGNLHPNIMFDPRTEDTHAVHDLAHKIALVAIRHGGVLSGEHGIGTMKRDFMRDAVDPVTLNVLRDVKRALDPANGLNPGKILPDLLMDER; encoded by the coding sequence ATGACCCCCGAAAAACTCGCCCTCACCACCAATTCCCGCGCCCGCAAGCCCCGCTCGGACGGCACGCCCGACAATCCGCTGGCCGCCGAGCTGACGCGCACGCTGGGGCACAAGAAAGTGCTGCATCACCTTTCAGAGCGGCTGAATTACCGCTACGACGCCATTCAGTTCGGGGTTACGCCGCTGGCGGTGGTATTGCCCGAAAGCACCGCCGACGTGGTGGCGGCGGTCAAGGCGGCGAAGGCGGCGGGCGTGCCCATCGTAGGACGCGGGGCGGCGAGCGGCCTCAGCGGGGGCGTGACGCCCCTCCAGGAGTCGCTGGTCATCTCGTTTACCCGCATGACTGGCCTGCACATTTTCCCCGAACGGCGCGAGGCGGTGGCGCAGCCCGGCGTGGTGACACTGAAGGTGACGGAAGCGGCCAAACCGCATGGACTGATGTATCCGCCTGACCCGGCGTCTTTTCGCACCAGCACCATCGGCGGCAACCTGGGCGAAAACGCGGGCGGGCCGATGTGCTTCAAGTACGGCGTGACCGGCGATTACGTGCGGGCGCTGGAATTTGTAGATGTGGACGGTGACGTGCACCGCCTGACGCGCGACTGTTACGACCTCGCCGGGCTGCTGATCGGCTCGGAGGGAACGCTGGGCCTCATCACCGAGGCCACGCTGCGGCTGATTCCGCCGCCGAAATTTACCCGCACGCTGATGAGCCATTTCGCCGAAGTCGGGCAGGCCGCCGAAGCCGTGAGCAGCGCCATTGCGGCGGGCGCGGTGCCATCCAAGCTGGAATTCATGGATAGGGCCTGCGTAGGCGCGGTAGAGGACTACCTGCACCTGGGACTGCCACGCGACGCGGATGCGGTGCTGCTGGTGGACACCGACGGAGACGACGCCGAAATCGTGGCTGCCGAACTGGAACTGGTGGCGCAGGCGTGCGCGGCGGCGGGCGGAACGGTGCGCCGCGCCGCGAACGACGCCGAGGCCGACGCCCTGTGGCGAGCGCGCCGCAGCATCAGCCCCTCGCTGGGCCGCATTCGTCCGCAGCGCATGAACGAGGACATCGTGGTGCCCCGTTCAGCGCTGCCCGACGTGGTGCGCGAAATCCGTGCGCTGGGCGACGCCAGCCCCTTTCACCTCGTGCAGTTCGGCCACATCGGCGACGGCAACCTGCACCCCAACATCATGTTCGACCCGCGCACCGAGGACACCCACGCTGTGCACGACCTCGCGCACAAAATCGCCCTCGTCGCCATCCGGCACGGCGGCGTGCTGAGCGGCGAGCATGGTATCGGGACGATGAAACGCGACTTCATGCGCGACGCGGTAGACCCGGTGACGCTGAACGTGCTGCGCGACGTGAAACGGGCGCTGGACCCAGCGAATGGACTCAATCCGGGGAAAATCCTGCCGGATTTGTTGATGGACGAGAGGTGA
- a CDS encoding DUF5639 domain-containing protein codes for MEKDMHAEAQVLINNQQSTIHVSPDDQTLTVSADTPLLDVYAALPPGLFPPFPPVELPGGVGGLVSRGGFGQNFFFGAEVLGVTFRAPSGRVVKAGGRTVKNVQGYDLTRPFVGSFGALGEALEIHLRLRPGLCMRHVAASGRLADLPPTSARFVWEAQGQVHLLHFGHEREVERALSVLPGAVEITGGQDLSAPFPDGVGVGEGGPLRDLRFGWVNGAARPEVPALFGRLAASL; via the coding sequence ATGGAAAAAGACATGCACGCTGAGGCTCAAGTCCTCATCAACAATCAACAATCAACCATCCACGTCTCCCCCGACGACCAGACCCTCACCGTTTCCGCCGATACCCCGCTGCTCGACGTGTACGCCGCACTGCCCCCCGGCCTGTTTCCACCGTTTCCCCCGGTGGAATTACCGGGCGGCGTGGGTGGCCTCGTCTCACGCGGCGGCTTCGGGCAGAATTTCTTTTTCGGAGCGGAGGTGCTGGGCGTGACTTTCCGCGCCCCAAGCGGGCGGGTCGTGAAGGCCGGCGGGCGCACCGTGAAAAACGTGCAGGGCTACGACCTGACGCGGCCTTTCGTGGGCAGTTTCGGCGCCCTGGGCGAGGCGTTGGAGATTCACCTGCGCCTGCGCCCCGGCCTCTGCATGCGCCACGTCGCGGCTTCGGGGCGGCTGGCCGACTTGCCGCCGACCTCCGCCCGCTTCGTGTGGGAAGCGCAGGGACAGGTTCACTTGCTGCATTTCGGTCACGAGCGCGAGGTGGAGCGGGCGCTGAGCGTGCTGCCGGGCGCAGTGGAAATCACAGGCGGGCAGGACTTGAGCGCTCCTTTCCCAGACGGCGTGGGCGTCGGTGAAGGTGGCCCACTCCGCGACCTGCGGTTCGGCTGGGTGAACGGTGCAGCGCGGCCTGAGGTTCCGGCGTTGTTCGGGCGGCTGGCGGCGAGTTTGTAA
- a CDS encoding CsgG/HfaB family protein translates to MKKVLTAVLATAFLVAPVAVAQTAAAPTPAPVAAAPALPQGQVNIAVGSLKCKAEKCYGGLGEGIGDALTTALLNTGKFAVYERENTAQLTEEAFLNGGATFQGADVLIFGAITQYEPQASSGGLSFMGVSVGKKSSTIAMDLRIVDAKTRRIIGATQVQGKAEGNNFNVSGLLPVNVGAQSSPQLEAAISQMLNNAAQQLLLKVPASYYKE, encoded by the coding sequence ATGAAAAAAGTCTTGACTGCTGTCCTCGCTACCGCCTTCCTCGTCGCCCCTGTTGCCGTTGCTCAGACGGCGGCGGCCCCTACCCCCGCTCCGGTGGCGGCGGCCCCCGCCCTGCCCCAGGGCCAGGTCAACATTGCCGTCGGTAGCCTGAAGTGCAAGGCCGAGAAGTGCTACGGCGGCCTGGGCGAGGGCATCGGCGACGCCCTGACCACCGCTCTGCTCAACACTGGCAAATTCGCCGTGTACGAGCGTGAAAACACAGCTCAGCTGACCGAAGAAGCCTTCCTCAACGGCGGCGCGACCTTCCAGGGTGCGGACGTGCTGATTTTCGGTGCCATCACGCAGTACGAACCCCAGGCGTCCAGCGGTGGGCTGTCGTTCATGGGCGTGTCAGTCGGCAAAAAGAGCAGCACCATCGCCATGGACCTGCGCATCGTAGACGCCAAGACCCGCCGCATCATCGGCGCGACCCAGGTGCAGGGCAAGGCGGAAGGCAACAACTTCAACGTCAGCGGCCTGCTGCCCGTGAATGTCGGCGCGCAGTCGAGCCCTCAGCTTGAAGCCGCTATCTCGCAGATGCTGAACAACGCCGCTCAGCAGTTGCTCCTCAAGGTGCCGGCTTCCTATTACAAGGAGTAA